Below is a genomic region from Leptolyngbya sp. 'hensonii'.
TGCCAGCAGAGGACCTCAAGGCTTAATCAAAATCAGAGGCTATTAGCCCAGGACTGCCTTAGCCTTGGCTACGACGTTATCAACGGTGTAGCCGAATTTTTCCATGCACACCCCACCCGGTGCCGAAGCGCCGAAGCGATCGATGCTGAGCGTATCACCTTCGGTGCCAACAAAACGGCACCACCCGAAGCTAGAACCTGCTTCTACGGCCAAGCGCTTGGTGACAGCCTTGGGCAGAACTGACTCCTTGTAAGCGGCATCCTGCTCATCAAACAGTTCCCAACAGGGCATGGAGACCACTCGAACTTTGGTCCCCTCTGCTGTCAGTTTTTCAGCGGCCTGAATACACAGGGAAACTTCGCTACCGGTGGCCAGCAGGAGCAGGTCAGGAGTACCGTCGCAATCCAGGACGGTATAGGCTCCCTTTTCTACCCCTTCGATCGAAGAACCGGCCAACTGGGGTAAGGCCTGGCGGGAGAAGGCCATCAGCGTGGGACGTTTGCGATTTGCAATGGCCACTTTGTAAGCACCGGAGGTTTCCGTGCCATCCGCTGGACGGATGACCAGCAGGTTGGGGATGACTCTCAGGGAGGCGATCGTTTCTACAGGCTGGTGAGTGGGACCATCTTCACCCAGAGCGACTGAATCATGGGTCATCACATAGATGACACCGGCTTGAGACAGGGCCGAGAGTCGGATGGCAGCCCGCATATAGTCTGCAAAGACCAGGAAGGTGGCACAGTAGGGAATTAACCCAGAGTTATGGAGGGCAATGCCGTTACAAATTGCGCCCATCCCATGTTCCCGAACGCCAAAGCGGAGGTTCCGGTTTTGGTACTGACCCTTTTGGAAATCTCCAAAACCCTTCAACAGGGTCAGGTTAGAGTGGGTCAAATCGGCAGACCCCCCAATCAATTCAGGAATAGCCGGGGCCAAGGCATTCAAGGTCTTCTCAGAAGTCTGGCGGGTCGCCAGGGCCTTATCTTCGGGGGCATAGGTCGGCAGACTCTTTTCCCAGCCTTCCGGTAACTGGCCACTCAGCATCCGCTCAAACTCAGCCGCTTCTGCAGCATATTTGGCCTTGTACTCGGCCAAGGTCTTTTGCCAGTTTGATTCTGCGGTTGCGCCCTGCTCCACCGCCTTGCGGAAATGGTTCAAGGAATCTTCGGGGATGACGAAAGGCTCATGTGCCCAACCCAGGTTCTCACGGGTGGCTTTAATCTCATCTCCCCCCAGAGCCGCACCATGCACCCCGGCTGTATTCTGCTTATTGGGAGAGCCATACCCGATCGTGGTGGTCACCTTAATCAGGGAGGGCTTGTCTGTTACGGCTTTCGCAGCTTCAATAGCAGCGGCGATCGCGTTCAGGTCAGTGTTGCCATTCTCAACGTGCTGCACATGCCAGCCGTAAGCTTCAAAGCGCTTGCTGACATCTTCCGTGAAGGATACATCCGTGGAGCCGTCGATCGAAATGTGGTTATCGTCATAGAGGGCAATCAACTTACCCAATCCCAGGTGCCCTGCTAGCGAGCAAGCTTCACCTGAAACGCCTTCCATGTTGCAACCATCACCCAGAATCACATAGGTGTAGTGGTCTACCACCTGACAATCGGGTTTGTTGAACTTGGCAGCCAGGTGCGCTTCCGCCATGGCCAGACCCACACCGTTACAAATCCCTTGGCCCAGAGGACCCGTCGTTACTTCTACACCGGGAGTTTCAAAGTTTTCTGGGTGGCCAGGGGTGGTGGATCCCCACTGACGAAACTGCTTGATATCGTCCAGGCTGACGCTGTCATAGCCAGTGAGATACAGCAGTGCATACTGCAACATACAACCATGGCCAGCAGACAGAATAAACCGATCGCGGTTGAACCACTGGGGATTCTTGGGATTGAACCGCATAAATT
It encodes:
- the tkt gene encoding transketolase, translated to MAVATQSLDELCINSIRFLAIDAVEKAKSGHPGLPMGAAPMAYVLWTQFMRFNPKNPQWFNRDRFILSAGHGCMLQYALLYLTGYDSVSLDDIKQFRQWGSTTPGHPENFETPGVEVTTGPLGQGICNGVGLAMAEAHLAAKFNKPDCQVVDHYTYVILGDGCNMEGVSGEACSLAGHLGLGKLIALYDDNHISIDGSTDVSFTEDVSKRFEAYGWHVQHVENGNTDLNAIAAAIEAAKAVTDKPSLIKVTTTIGYGSPNKQNTAGVHGAALGGDEIKATRENLGWAHEPFVIPEDSLNHFRKAVEQGATAESNWQKTLAEYKAKYAAEAAEFERMLSGQLPEGWEKSLPTYAPEDKALATRQTSEKTLNALAPAIPELIGGSADLTHSNLTLLKGFGDFQKGQYQNRNLRFGVREHGMGAICNGIALHNSGLIPYCATFLVFADYMRAAIRLSALSQAGVIYVMTHDSVALGEDGPTHQPVETIASLRVIPNLLVIRPADGTETSGAYKVAIANRKRPTLMAFSRQALPQLAGSSIEGVEKGAYTVLDCDGTPDLLLLATGSEVSLCIQAAEKLTAEGTKVRVVSMPCWELFDEQDAAYKESVLPKAVTKRLAVEAGSSFGWCRFVGTEGDTLSIDRFGASAPGGVCMEKFGYTVDNVVAKAKAVLG